Proteins from a single region of Gemmatimonadaceae bacterium:
- a CDS encoding DPP IV N-terminal domain-containing protein: MPAPVPPCPTHLGRGPWSRWFCTAAAFALLAAVAPPASAQHAHANQANWALADKFTPEALRPVLYSSAVDPHWIGKSDSMWYNWKDHTGSTFFLVVPALKVKRPLFDHTKLAAALTAASGHAYDGYNLPFATITLSKDHKSFEFNADSSRWEWTLATEAIRRVGPATRETEGRGGRGGGGFFGRGGGDFHNYSPDSTHFAFARDNNLFVVDTITKDTVQVSTDGEIKRTFGYLDTAAVLLAREGTAEGGRGAPPLDARVRANVVWSRDSKAFAVMRQDERKVKDLYLVNYLANPRPTLMEYPYAMPGEENVAQVELYTYTLGDKSVTPLDVSKYKDQRIMNLVWPDAGHDVLSLVRRDRTQRELEMIDVDLKTHAIKTLLTEKSDWGGLQTQEPHYVKAGGDFIWWSDSTGWGEYYLYSHDGKLKNALTAGPWRAQDLVKVDSVRGVAWIDGVGREPDEDLYYHHLYRVNLDGTGLALVDAGDATHTADLSPNFKYDVDNYSRIDMAPRAVIRDETGKVVMDLETMDISGLKTLGWKPPEPFHVKAADGVTDIWGEMWKPFDFDSTRSYPIITYTYPGPQTESVVFNFSPAAQQQRLAQLGFVVVTFGNRGGSPERSRAYDTFGYLNLRDYGLADKKYVIQELGAEHKYIDLDRVGIYGHSGGGFQTAAAMLLPPYNEFFKVGVSESGNHDNNVYNQNWSEQYHGLKIESPNATGAGRGGRGGRGRMGGSTPQAASDPADTTAKYEIHVPTTVELAPNLKGALLLETGLMDNNVHPANTMRLVNALIKAHKRFSVMVYPPKPHGYGDMAPYAQEMMMEFFATHFLGDNYGGSASMNAH; this comes from the coding sequence GCTCGGCGGTCGATCCGCACTGGATCGGCAAGAGCGATTCGATGTGGTACAACTGGAAGGACCATACCGGCTCCACCTTCTTCCTCGTGGTGCCGGCGCTCAAGGTCAAGCGGCCGCTGTTCGACCACACCAAGCTCGCGGCCGCGCTCACCGCGGCGTCGGGGCACGCATACGATGGGTACAATCTCCCGTTCGCCACGATCACGCTGAGCAAGGACCACAAGAGCTTCGAGTTCAACGCCGACAGCTCGCGCTGGGAGTGGACGCTGGCCACCGAGGCCATCCGGCGCGTCGGCCCGGCCACGCGGGAGACCGAGGGACGCGGCGGGCGCGGCGGCGGCGGATTCTTCGGGCGCGGCGGCGGCGATTTCCACAACTACTCGCCCGACAGCACGCACTTCGCGTTCGCCCGCGACAACAACCTGTTCGTCGTCGACACGATCACCAAGGACACCGTGCAGGTGTCCACCGACGGCGAGATCAAGCGGACGTTCGGCTATCTCGACACGGCCGCGGTGCTGTTGGCCCGCGAGGGCACCGCGGAGGGCGGCCGCGGCGCGCCGCCGCTCGACGCGCGCGTACGGGCCAACGTGGTCTGGTCGCGCGATTCCAAGGCGTTCGCGGTCATGCGCCAGGACGAACGCAAGGTGAAGGACCTCTACCTGGTGAACTACCTGGCCAATCCGCGTCCCACGCTCATGGAGTACCCGTACGCGATGCCCGGCGAGGAGAACGTGGCGCAGGTGGAACTCTACACGTACACCCTCGGCGACAAGTCGGTGACGCCGCTGGACGTGAGCAAGTACAAGGACCAGCGGATCATGAACCTCGTCTGGCCGGACGCGGGCCACGACGTCCTGAGTCTCGTGCGGCGCGACCGCACGCAGCGCGAACTCGAGATGATCGACGTCGACCTCAAAACGCACGCTATCAAGACGCTCCTCACGGAGAAGAGCGACTGGGGCGGGCTGCAGACGCAGGAGCCGCACTACGTGAAGGCGGGCGGCGACTTCATCTGGTGGTCCGACTCCACCGGCTGGGGCGAGTACTACCTGTACTCGCACGACGGCAAGCTCAAGAACGCCCTCACCGCGGGACCCTGGCGCGCCCAGGACCTGGTGAAGGTGGACTCGGTGCGCGGCGTGGCCTGGATCGACGGCGTGGGACGCGAGCCGGATGAGGATCTGTACTACCACCATCTCTATCGCGTCAATCTGGACGGCACCGGACTCGCGCTCGTGGACGCCGGCGACGCCACGCACACGGCGGATCTCTCGCCCAACTTCAAGTACGACGTGGACAACTACTCGCGCATCGACATGGCGCCGCGCGCCGTGATCCGCGACGAGACCGGCAAGGTGGTGATGGATCTCGAGACGATGGACATCTCGGGGCTCAAGACGTTGGGCTGGAAGCCGCCCGAACCGTTCCACGTGAAGGCCGCCGACGGCGTGACCGACATCTGGGGCGAGATGTGGAAGCCGTTCGACTTCGACTCCACCAGATCGTACCCGATCATCACCTACACGTATCCGGGGCCGCAGACCGAATCGGTGGTGTTCAACTTCTCGCCCGCCGCGCAGCAGCAGCGGCTGGCGCAGTTGGGCTTCGTGGTCGTCACGTTCGGCAACCGCGGCGGCAGCCCCGAGCGGTCGCGCGCCTACGATACGTTCGGCTATCTCAACCTGCGCGACTACGGGCTGGCCGACAAGAAATACGTGATCCAGGAGCTGGGCGCCGAGCACAAGTACATCGACCTCGACCGGGTGGGGATCTACGGCCACTCGGGCGGGGGGTTCCAGACCGCCGCGGCGATGCTCCTCCCGCCGTACAACGAGTTCTTCAAGGTGGGCGTGAGCGAGTCGGGCAACCACGACAACAACGTCTACAATCAGAACTGGAGCGAGCAGTACCACGGGCTGAAGATCGAATCGCCCAATGCCACCGGCGCCGGACGTGGCGGCCGCGGCGGGCGCGGGCGCATGGGGGGAAGCACCCCGCAGGCCGCCAGCGATCCGGCGGACACGACCGCCAAGTACGAGATCCACGTGCCGACCACGGTCGAGCTGGCGCCGAATCTCAAGGGCGCGCTGCTGCTCGAGACGGGTCTCATGGACAACAACGTGCACCCGGCCAACACCATGCGGTTGGTGAACGCGCTCATCAAGGCCCACAAGCGCTTCTCGGTGATGGTCTATCCTCCGAAGCCACACGGCTACGGCGACATGGCCCCGTACGCGCAGGAGATGATGATGGAGTTCTTCGCCACGCACTTCCTGGGCGACAACTACGGGGGCAGCGCGTCGATGAACGCGCACTGA